Part of the Longimicrobiaceae bacterium genome is shown below.
CGGGCTGGCGTCGCCGCTCACGTGCCGGCGCTCCCCAGCAGGCGGGCCACCTTCTCCAGCAGCCGGTCGATGTCGATGGGCTTGGTGTCGTAGTCGTCGCACCCCGCCGCCAGCGCCTGCTCGCGGTCGCCCGCCATGGCGTGCGCGGTGAGCGCGATCACCGGCACGCCGCGCGTGGATGGGTCGGCCTTCAGCTCGCGCGCCGCCGTCCAGCCGTCCTTCACCGGCAGGCTCATGTCCAGGAGGATGAGGTCCGGCAGCTCGGCCCGCGCCAGGTCCACCGCCTCCTGCCCGTCCACCGCCAGCAGCAGCCCGAAGCCGCGCCGGGTGAGGCGCCGCGCCAGCATCTCGCGGTTCAGGTCGTTGTCCTCCACCAGCAGGATCGTGGTCATGGGCGGCGGCGGGTGAGCGGATGGCGCCGGGCGCGCGCGTTCACGCGGATGCGCCGGCGGGGGCGGCCAGCGCGGCGGCGTACTTCTCGGGCACCTCGCCGGCCAGTTCCGCCAGGCGGCGGGCGGCGGTGGCCACGTGGCGCAGGTCCGCGACCGCGTGCTCCGCGCCGGCCGGCACGGCCTCCAGCAGCGCCTCGGCCGAAGCGGCGATGCCGCGCGCGGGGCCGGCGCAGCCCTCGCGAACCTGCGCCGCCAGTTCCTCCAGCCCCGCCCGCGCGGCCGCGGAGTCCGGCCGGAGGAGCCGGTTGACGTCCGCCGCCAGCTCGGTGGCGCCGGCCTGGATCTCCTCCAGCGCCGCCCGCATGCCGTCCACGACCGAGCGGTCGTCCTCGTCGTCCAGCAGGATGCCGGAGAAGCCGATGACGGCCGTGAGCGGCGTCAGCAGCTCGTGCCGCACCTGCCCCAGCGCGCCGCGGTCCAGCGCCCCCGCCTCCACGTCGGGATCGTGCATCCTTCCCTCCATGCGTGGCGCGTGAGCGAAGCCGTGGAACCGCCGACAACATAGATCCCCACCCCCGCACGCGCCAAGCGGACGCCCCCGCCGCGTCCAGCGTCACTCGCGATCTCCGGCGGGCCGGCTCCGTTCCCGCATCCCGCTCATCCTGCCGACAGATTTCGCCGCGCACCGGAGCGATGGCTCTACTTCGCTGCGCATCCCGCAGCATCGGCCGAACGCGCAAATCGTTGCGCACCATCCACCTACCCGGTTCGTCCCGAACGGTACGGCGGTTGCTGGAGATGCGGCGCCCGCGCTCGTCGTGCGGACCGCGAGATTCCGCTCCCTCATCCGCCCGCACTTGAGCCACACGCTCGCCTCCACGCTGCGCAAAGTGCAGCGGTTCATCCCCGCCCCGCTGGTCCCGGCAGAGGCGTTCCGGCGGGTGCTGGCCACGGCGTCCGCCCTGCCGGCGGCGCTGAGCAACGGCATCTACATGGAATGCCGGCTCGCGGGGGATGACCAGCGGGTGGACCTCGTCCTTAACGTGGACGACCGGGGCCGCGCGATCATCAACGGCGACAACCCTTTCGCGCGCCTGCACAACGCGATTGGCGACGACCCGGCGTGGACGGCGGTTCGCGAGCTTTGCGCGGAGTGGGCGAATCCCGCGTCGCCGCTCGCGGAGCACATCCGCCGCATCTGGCTGGAGCTGGACGACGGCGGTTCGGGAGATGGGAAGCCGGCGATCCCCGCCCCCGGCGTCTTCGTCAAGCTCGCGCCCGAGCGCCGCGAAACGCTTTCGCCGGAAAGATGGAGCGAGACGGCGGCGGCCGTGCTCCGGCCTCTGTATGGCGGGCCGCTGCCTGACCGCGTCGCATCGACATTGGAGCGCTGCTTCCGCGAGCT
Proteins encoded:
- a CDS encoding response regulator gives rise to the protein MTTILLVEDNDLNREMLARRLTRRGFGLLLAVDGQEAVDLARAELPDLILLDMSLPVKDGWTAARELKADPSTRGVPVIALTAHAMAGDREQALAAGCDDYDTKPIDIDRLLEKVARLLGSAGT
- a CDS encoding histidine kinase dimerization/phospho-acceptor domain-containing protein; protein product: MHDPDVEAGALDRGALGQVRHELLTPLTAVIGFSGILLDDEDDRSVVDGMRAALEEIQAGATELAADVNRLLRPDSAAARAGLEELAAQVREGCAGPARGIAASAEALLEAVPAGAEHAVADLRHVATAARRLAELAGEVPEKYAAALAAPAGASA